Proteins encoded in a region of the Poecile atricapillus isolate bPoeAtr1 chromosome 26, bPoeAtr1.hap1, whole genome shotgun sequence genome:
- the DHX16 gene encoding pre-mRNA-splicing factor ATP-dependent RNA helicase DHX16 — protein sequence PQIPELRKRSRREYLAKREREKLEELELEIQDEEQLFGEETLSAAELRELRYKRSLRDLARDYKRAGEREQLERSSRYHIPEEKRDGRLPAQDEAQQQQQQLQEEAAAPRDEQRRWEEQLLGAAALRFGARDAAQRRPQPQYELLLQDEHAVEFVSAAPLPGSQERPEDVPKAVPEAELRRQSLQESRRSLPIFPFRQELLAAVAQHQILVIEGETGSGKTTQIPQYLHEEGYTRGGMKIGVTQPRRVAAMSVAARVAVEMGTKLGNEVGYSIRFEDCTSERTVLKYMTDGMLLREFLTEPDLASYSVIMVDEAHERTLHTDVLFGLIKDIARFRPRLKVLVASATLDTERFSAFFEHAPVFRIPGRRFPVDIYYTKAPEADYLEACVVSVLQIHVTQPPGDILVFLTGQEEIEACVELLQERCRRLGSRLPELLVLPIYANLPSELQARIFQPTPPGARKVVVATNIAETSVTIDGIVYVLDPGFCKQKSYSARTGMESLVVTPCSRASANQRAGRAGRVAPGKCFRLYTAWAFQHELEETAVPEIQRADLGSLVLLLKSLGINDLIHFDFLDPPPHETLVLALEQLYALGALNHLGELTTLGRRMAELPVEPMLAKMILASEQYGCTEEVLTVAAMLSVNNAVFYRPKDKLLHADSARAAFGVPGGDHLVLLNVYNQWVLSGHSLQWCYEHFVQARSLRRARDVRDQLQGLMERVEIAPSSCGGNLDLVRKAITAGFFYHTARLSRGGYRTVKHQQPVFIHPNSALFSLQPRWVLYHELVCTSKEFMRQVMEIDSTWLLEVAPHYYQAKELEDGSGRKMPKKTGKTREELG from the exons ccccagatCCCCGAGCTGCGGAAGCGCTCCCGCCGGGAGTACCTGGCCAAGCGCGAGCGGGagaagctggaggagctggagctggagatcCAGGACGAGGAGCAGCTCTTCGGGGAGGAGACGCTGAGCGCGGCCGAGCTGCGCGAGCTGCGCTACAAACGGAGCCTGCGCGACCTCGCCCGCGACTACAAAcgggctggggagagggagcagctggagaggagcagcagataTCACATCCCCGAGGAGAAACGGGACGGG CGGCTGCCGGCGCAGGACGAggcgcagcagcagcagcagcagctgcaggaggaggccGCAGCGCCCCGGGACGAGCAGCGGcgctgggaggagcagctgctgggggctgcagcgCTGCGCTTCGGGGCGCGCGACGCGGCGCAGCGCCGGCCGCAGCCGCAGTacgagctgctgctgcaggacgAGCACGCCGTGGAGTTTGTGAGCGCTGCACCGCTGCCAGGGAGCCAGGAACGGCCagag gatgtccccaaggcTGTCCCCGAGGCCGAGCTCCGCAGGCAGTCTCTCCAGGAGAGCCGCCGCTCGCTGCCCATCTTCCCCTTccgccaggagctgctggcggCCGTGGCCCAGCACCAGATCCTCGTCATCGAGGGGGAAACGGGCTCAGGGAAAACCACCCAGATCCCCCAGTACCTGCACGAGGAG ggCTACACGAGGGGGGGGATGAAGATCGGGGTGACGCAGCCGCGGCGCGTGGCCGCCATGAGCGTGGCAGCCAGGGTGGCCGTGGAGATGGGGACAAAGCTGGGCAacgag GTCGGGTACAGCATCCGTTTCGAGGACTGCACGTCGGAGAGAACGGTGCTCAAGTACATGACAGACGGGATGCTGCTGAGAGAGTTCCTGACAGAGCCTGACCTGGCCTCCtacag cgTGATCATGGTGGACGAGGCGCACGAGCGCACGCTGCACACGGACGTGCTCTTCGGCCTCATCAAGGACATCGCGCGCTTCCGGCCGCGCCTCAAGGTGCTGGTGGCATCGGCCACGCTGGACACGGAGCGCTTCTCCGCCTTCTTCGAGCACGCCCCCGTCTTCAGGATCCCCGGCAGACGCTTCCCCGTCGACATCTACTACACcaag gccccCGAGGCCGATTACCTGGAGGCCTGTGTGGTGTCGGTGCTGCAGATCCACGTCACCCAACCCCCCGGGGACATCCTGGTGTTCCTCACCGGCCAG gagGAGATCGAGGCGTgcgtggagctgctgcaggagcgcTGTCGCCGCCTGGGCTCGCGGCTGccggagctgctggtgctgcccatCTACGCCAACCTCCCCTCGGAGCTGCAGGCGCGCATCTTCCAGCCCACGCCCCCCGGCGCCAGGAAG GTGGTGGTGGCCACCAACATCGCGGAGACGTCGGTGACGATCGATGGCATCGTCTACGTGCTGGACCCCGGCTTCTGCAAACAGAAGAGCTACAGCGCCCGCACCGGCATGGAGTCGCTGGTGGTGACACCTTGCTCCAGG gccTCAGCCAATCAGCGCGCAGGCCGCGCCGGCCGCGTGGCTCCCGGGAAATGTTTCCGTCTCTACACGGCCTGGGCGTTCCAGCACGAGCTGGAGGAGACGGCGGTGCCCGAGATCCAGAGAGCCGACCTGGGGTCACTGGTGCTGCTCCTCAAGAGCCTGG ggatcaACGACCTGATCCACTTTGATTTCCTGGACCCTCCCCCCCACGAGACGCTGGTGCTGGCGCTGGAGCAGCTCTACGCCCTGGGGGCCCTGAACCACCTGGGGGAGCTGACCACg ctgggcCGGCGCATGGCGGAGCTGCCGGTGGAGCCGATGTTGGCCAAGATGATCCTGGCGAGCGAACA GTACGGCTGCACGGAGGAGGTGCTGACGGTGGCCGCCATGCTCTCGGTGAACAACGCCGTCTTTTACCGGCCCAAGGACAAACTGCTCCACGCCGACAGCGCCCGCGCCGCCTTCGGGGTCCCTGGGGGAGATCACCTGGTGCTGCTCAACGTCTACAACCAG TGGGTGTTGAGCGGTCACTCCCTGCAGTGGTGTTACGAGCACTTTGTCCAGGCGCGTTCCCTGCGCCGCGCCCGCGACGTGCGGGAccagctgcaggggctgatGGAGCGCGTGGAGATCGCGCCGAGCTCCTGCGGGGGCAACCTGGACCTGGTGCGCAAG GCCATCACAGCCGGGTTCTTTTACCACACGGCGCGGCTGTCGCGGGGCGGGTACCGCACGGTGAAGCACCAACAGCCGGTGTTCATCCACCCCAACAGCGCCCTGTTCTCCCTACAGCCCCGCTGGGTGCTGTACCACGAGCTGGTGTGCACCTCCAAGGAGTTCATGAGACAG
- the LOC131588503 gene encoding LOW QUALITY PROTEIN: valine--tRNA ligase-like (The sequence of the model RefSeq protein was modified relative to this genomic sequence to represent the inferred CDS: deleted 4 bases in 4 codons), whose product MCLPPPNVTGTLHLGHALTVAIQDTLTRWHRMRGLTALWVPGCDHAGIATQVVVERRLLRSRGVTRHQLGRDAFLGEVWRWKEEKGDRIYQQLRRLGASMDWERACFTMDPKMSRAVTEAFVRLHEQGLIYRSRRIVHWSCALRSAISDIEVEKRELGGRTLLRVPGYEEPVEFGVLVAFAYPLEGAGEGEDSELVVATTRLETMLGDEAVAVHPEDPRYQHLRARHVLHPFTGRRLPVLHDAFVDPQFGTGAVKITPAHDATDFEVGQRHGLGVATVIAEDGTMVNVPAPFQGMPRFRARSLLLETLKERGLFRGVSENPMVVPVCSRSKDVLEPRAVPQWFVRCQGLAGAAAAAVRRGDLRLHPPGHARTWFSWMENIRDWCISRQLWWGHRIPAYFVTINDPKVAPGQDEDGRFWVSGRSEDEARAKAAAAFGVSPELVSLRQDEDVLDTWFSSGLFPFSVFGWPEQTPDLERFYPGSLLETGHDILFFWVARMVMLGLALTGRLPFREVYLHAIVRDAHGRKMSKSLGNVIDPLDVIAGVTLQELQQQLESSNLDPAELERAREGQRRDFPEGIPECGTDALRFALCAYTAQGRDINLDVGRVLGYRYFCNKVWNGARFVLRALGEGYRPPPGTQVSRGSLAQRWVRSRLSRAVGTCGAALGGFDFPGATTAVHGFWVYELCDIYLECVKPVLSRGTPAQPGGVPGGPAEGEGQDGDGEDDEGDPAAARLTLLTCLDAGLRLLAPFMPFLAEELWQRLPPRDPPAPPSICLAPFPEPSRCCWQDEEAEATMREFLLGIVRALRSLRAAHGLTRQRPPCFLQCPDPSWGSRAGRSRGLLRALGGVGSVRLLGGGEGPPQGCAVAVASDRCTVHLLLKGIVDPPKELQRLGGRREELQKGLERLRERRGGPGYPHKVPPHVQEADAAKLAQLESELRNVLEAEELMRKML is encoded by the exons GAAGGGCGACCGCATTTACCAGCAGCTGCGGCGCCTGGGAGCCTCCATGGACTGGGAGCGCGCCTGTTTCACCATGGACCCC AAAATGAGCCGGGCAGTGACCGAGGCTTTCGTCCGGCTGCACGAGCAGGGCCTGATCTACCGCAGCCGCCGCATCGTGCACTGGAGCTGCGCCCTGCGCTCGGCCATTTCTGACATCGAG GTGGAGAAGCGGGAGCTGGGGGGCCGCACCCTGCTGCGGGTGCCGGGCTACGAGGAGCCCGTGGAGTTCGGGGTCCTGGTGGCCTTCGCCTACCCCCTGGAGGGGGCCG gggagggggaggaCTCTGAGCTCGTGGTGGCCACGACGCGTCTGGAGACGATGCTGGGGGACGAGGCCGTGGCCGTGCACCCCGAGGACCCCCGGTACCAG CACCTGCGGGCTCGCCACGTCCTGCACCCGTTCACGGGGCGGCGCCTGCCGGTTCTGCACGACGCCTTCGTGGACCCCCAGTTCGGCACCG GTGCCGTTAAGATCACGCCTGCCCACGACGCCACCGACTTCGAGGTGGGGCAGCGGCACGGGCTGGGCGTGGCCACCGTCATCGCCGAGGACGGCACCATGGTCAACGTCCCCGCCCCCTTCCAG GGGATGCCGCGGTTCAGGGCGCGGTCGCTGCTGCTGGAGACCCTCAAGGAGCGGGGGCTGTTCCGGGGGGTGAGCGAGAACCCCATGGTGGTGCCCGTCTGcag CCGCTCCAAGGACGTGCTGGAGCCGCGGGCGGTGCCGCAGTGGTTCGTGCGCTGCCAGGGCCTGGCCGGGGCCGCGGCGGCCGCCGTGCGCAGGGGGGACCTGAGGCTGCACCCGCCCGGCCACGCCCGCACCTGGTTCAGCTGGATGGAGAACATCAG GGACTGGTGCATCTCCCGGCAGCTCTGGTGGGGCCATCGCATCCCCGCCTACTTCGTCACCATCAACGACCCCAAAGTGGCCCCTGGCCAg GACGAGGACGGGCGGTTCTGGGTCAGCGGCCGCTCCGAGGACGAGGCTCGGGCCAAAGCGGCCGCAGCCTTTGGGGTCTCCCCCGAACTGGTCAGCCTGAGGCAAG ACGAGGACGTTCTGGACACTTGGTTCTCCTCCGGCCTCTTCCCCTTTTCTGTCTTTGGCTGGCCTGAGCAG aCCCCCGACCTGGAGCGGTTCTACCCGGGCTCGCTGCTGGAGACCGGCCACGACATCCTCTTCTTCTGGGTGGCGAGGATGGTGatgctggggctggcactgacCGGGCGCCTGCCCTTCCGTGAG gttTACCTCCACGCCATCGTCCGCGACGCCCACGGGCGCAAGATGAGCAAATCCCTGGGGAACGTCATCGACCCCCTGGACGTCATCGCGGGGGTGACGCTGCAG gagctgcagcagcagctggagagcagcaacCTGGACCCTGCGGAGCTGGagcgggcccgggaggggcag AGACGCGACTTCCCCGAGGGGATCCCGGAGTGCGGGACGGACGCGCTGCGCTTCGCCCTCTGCGCCTACACGGCCCAGG GCCGGGACATCAACCTGGACGTGGGGCGGGTTTTGGGGTACCGG TACTTCTGTAACAAGGTCTGGAACGGGGCGCGCTTCGTGCTGCGGGCGCTGGGAGAGGGCTACCGGCCCCCCCCCGGGACACAG gtgtcccgggggtccctggcCCAGCGCTGGGTC CGGAGCCGCCTGAGCCGCGCCGTTGGGACCTGCGGGGCCGCCCTGGGGGGCTTCGACTTCCCGGGGGCCACCACGGCCGTGCACGGCTTCTGGGTCTATGAACTGTGTGACATCTACCTG GAGTGTGTGAAGCCGGTCCTGT CCCGAGGGAccccggcccagcccgggggggtcccggggggtcccgcggagggggaggggcaggaCGGGGACGGCGAGGATGATGAAG GTGACCCCGCTGCGGCGCGGCTGACGCTGCTGACGTGTCTGGACGCGGGGCTGCGGCTCCTGGCCCCCTTCATGCCCTTCCTGGCCGAGGAGCTCTGGCAGCGGCtgcccccccgggacccccccgcgccccccagCATCTGCCTCGCCCCCTTCCCCGAGCCCAGCAggtg CTGCTGGCAGGACGAGGAGGCCGAGGCCACCATG agggaattcctgctgggaatcGTCCGAGCCCTGCGGAGCCTGCGGGCAGCGCACGGCCTGACC CGCCAGAGACCCCCCT gtttCCTGCAGTGTCCCGACCCctcctgggggtcccgggcCGGCCGGAGCCGGGGGCTGCTGCGGGCGCTGGGGGGGGTGGGCTCGGTGcggctgctgggggggggcgAGGGGCCCCCCCAGGGCTGCGCCGTGGCCGTGGCCTCGGACCGGTGCACCGTGCACCTGCTGCTCAAG GGCATCGTGGACCCCCCCAAGGAGCTGCAGCGGCTCGGGGGGCGgcgggaggagctgcagaaggggCTGGAGCGGCTGCGGGAGCGCCGGGGGGGCCCCGGGTACCCCCACAAGGTGCCCCCCCACGTGCAGGAGGCCGACGCCGCCAAG CTGGCCCAGCTGGAGTCGGAGCTGCGGAACGTTCTGGAAGCCGAGGAGCTGATGAGGAAAATGCTgtga
- the LOC131588417 gene encoding LOW QUALITY PROTEIN: N(G),N(G)-dimethylarginine dimethylaminohydrolase 2-like (The sequence of the model RefSeq protein was modified relative to this genomic sequence to represent the inferred CDS: deleted 1 base in 1 codon), which yields GGSGGRGAPGAAPDPAKARRQWGVLGGVLRQRLGLQLLELPPARGGLRPLLLEELVVVQGGTALLTRPEPPRNEELGGLREVLEQLQLRVLSVTDEGAALDGGDVLFTGREFFVGISPWTNLRGAEAVADAFRDFTVSTVPVAAGGRLKGFCSMAAPQTIAHGSSDGARRAIKAMEQLSDHPYSAAWLPLPDDPPGIVSSLARGGSRGGVLLHRGPEEFPNSQKAFQKVPGVSLVPLDLSEAAKVGGALSSCCVLLWARPGGRGQL from the exons GGAGGCTCTGGGGGTCGCGGAgccccgggggcggccccggacCCCGCCAAGGCGCGGCGGCagtggggggtcctggggggggtcctgcGGCAGcgcctggggctgcagctgctggagctgcccccggcccggggggggCTGCGGCCGCTGCTGCTCGAGGAGCTCGTGGTGGTCCAGGGGGGGACGGCGCTGCTCACCCGCCCGGAGCCCCCCCGAAATGAGGAG ctcggggggctccgggaggtgctggagcagctccagctccggGTGCTGTCGGTGACGGACGAGGGGGCGGCGCTGGACGGGGGGGACGTTCTGTTCACCG gccgGGAATTCTTCGTGGGAATCTCCCCCTGGACCAACCTGCGCGGGGCCGAGGCCGTGGCCGACGCCTTCAGG gattTCACGGTGTCCACGGTGCCGGTG GCGGCGGGGGGGCGGCTGAAGGGGTTCTGCAGCATGGCAGCCCCCCAGACCATCGCCCACGGCAGCAGCGACGGCGCCCGCAGGGCCATCaag GCCATGGAGCAGCTCTCGGACCACCCGTACTCGGCGGCGTGGCTGCCGCTGCCCGATGACCCGCCGGGAATTGTCTCTTCACTCGCCCGGGGGGGCTCCCGGGGGGGGGTCCTGCTGCACCGGGGCCCCGAGGAGTTCCCCAACAGCCAGAag gCGTTCCAGAAGGTTCCGGGGGTGTCGCTGGTGCCGCTGGACCTGAGCGAGGCCGCCAAGGTGGGCGGGgccctgagctcctgctgcGTCCTGCTGTGGGCACGGccgggggggcggggccagcTCTGA